Part of the Kangiella geojedonensis genome is shown below.
TCGCCGCTTCATCAATGTTGCGCTCAATCACTTTCTCAGCACCTGCAACTGCAAGAGTTGCAACTTTAGAGCGTAGTTGTTCACGAGCACGGTTAACTTCTTGCTCAATTTCAGCTTGTGCACCAGACTTAATTTTGTCAGCCTCGGCACGAGCGTCATCTTTTGCAGAATCAACGATTTCAGTGTGACGTTTTTTAGCAGAATCTACTAACTCAGCAGATTGCCCTTTCGCTTCACGTAAAATCTCAGCCGCTTTTTCTTGAGCAAGCTCAAGGTCCTTTTGGCTTCTTTCAGAAGCTGCCAGACCTTCGGCAATTTTATTCTGACGTTCTTCGATAGCAGCCATAATGTGTGGCCACACAAACTTCATGCAGAAAAACACGAAGGCTGCGAAGAAAATCATATTGATAATTAGGGTCAAGTTTACATTCACTTTGATTCCCCCCTCT
Proteins encoded:
- a CDS encoding F0F1 ATP synthase subunit B; translated protein: MNVNLTLIINMIFFAAFVFFCMKFVWPHIMAAIEERQNKIAEGLAASERSQKDLELAQEKAAEILREAKGQSAELVDSAKKRHTEIVDSAKDDARAEADKIKSGAQAEIEQEVNRAREQLRSKVATLAVAGAEKVIERNIDEAANNDMFDKLVKDL